A single window of Candoia aspera isolate rCanAsp1 chromosome 3, rCanAsp1.hap2, whole genome shotgun sequence DNA harbors:
- the LY96 gene encoding lymphocyte antigen 96, protein MVLRYLNLFKLVTIFSVYGFTAAPEKQLICTSDDIDILYNYCDPRTDTFFFSVKPCLLRGQSEWQGTIFWIPKADLTVVNARLRLWNGPLKALEWESTVCHGVDDDYSYCGALKGETINTTVRIRGSGSRYLKLLEVGEYIVSLQVFSGLKELMTCVNYTLILK, encoded by the exons ATGGTGTTGAGATACTTAAACTTGTTCAAGCTTGTTACAATCTTTTCTGTTTATGGCTTTACTGCGGCACCAGAAAAGCAACTGATTTGTACATCCGATGACATTGATATTTTATATAACTATTGTG ATCCCAGGACTGATACCTTCTTCTTTTCAGTGAAGCCATGTTTGTTAAGGGGTCAATCAGAATGGCAGGGTACAATTTTCTGGATTCCAA AGGCTGATTTGACGGTAGTAAATGCACGCCTACGCTTGTGGAATGGGCCTCTAAAAGCCCTTGAATGGGAGAGTACGGTTTGTCATGGTGTGGATGATGACTATTCATATTGTGGAGCTCTAAAGGGAG AAACAATCAACACAACTGTGAGAATCAGAGGGTCTGGTTCAAGATATTTGAAGCTTTTAGAG GTGGGGGAATACATCGTTTCTCTTCAAGTATTCTCAGGTCTCAAGGAGTTGATGACTTGTGTGAATTATACATTGATCCTTAAGTAG
- the TMEM70 gene encoding transmembrane protein 70, mitochondrial, with protein MLLVAGLRFHAPGLNRWQQSVGRCRALRQTKRLAAVLETRQPFTAPHCRLRTLLGAPGAFGCGFWLAGNKQVPFPHAESLCRFGTSSLKEHSQFGRLIYSGNLSKTVLGVKIFCFTTSIITASMLMGIIFKFGLNVDKLYLEIAFYSVTLFFIFLTPFLLHLFTRRYIIRLYHEAKTDTYTAVTYSGILKEKKTLFHQKDVTVPDISKIFTTFYVKRRAMFVNPFHFHYAQDYSHLMGYDKPFQFDLNDSDDE; from the exons ATGTTGCTGGTGGCGGGGCTGAGGTTCCACGCTCCCGGCCTAAACCGATGGCAGCAAAGCGTTGGAAGATGCAGGGCGCTCCGGCAGACGAAGAGGCTGGCGGCAGTCCTCGAGACGCGCCAGCCCTTCACGGCTCCGCACTGCAGGCTGCGGACGCTGCTTGGCGCGCCCGGAGCCTTTGGATGCGGCTTTTGGCTGGCGGGAAACAAGCAG GTTCCATTTCCCCATGCAGAATCTCTCTGCCGCTTTGGTACATCATCCCTCAAGGAACATTCACAATTTGGAAGATTAATTTATTCTGGAAATTTATCAAAAACTGTATTAG gagTGAAAATTTTCTGTTTTACCACCAGCATAATTACTGCTTCCATGTTGATGGGTATCATATTCAAGTTTGGCTTAAATGTTGACAAACTCTACTTGGAAATTGCTTTTTATAGTGTcacacttttctttatttttctaacaCCATTTCTCCTCCATTTATTTACTAGAAGGTATATTATCCGGCTATACCACGAAGCTAAAACAGACACATACACAGCAGTTACGTACAGTggtattttgaaagaaaagaaaactctaTTCCATCAGAAAGATGTGACTGTTCCAGACATCAGCAAGATATTCACAACATTTTATGttaaaagaagagcaatgttTGTTAATCCATTCCATTTTCATTACGCTCAAGACTACAGCCATCTAATGGGTTATGACAAACCCTTTCAGTTTGATTTGAACGACTCAGATGATGAATAG